One window from the genome of Pyrus communis chromosome 16, drPyrComm1.1, whole genome shotgun sequence encodes:
- the LOC137720461 gene encoding very-long-chain (3R)-3-hydroxyacyl-CoA dehydratase PASTICCINO 2A — MAVPLSALRRLYLSLYNWTVFLGWFQVLYLALKTLNESGHQHVYSAVERPLLLAQSAAVLEILHGLVGLVRSPITATLPQIGSRLYLTWGILWSFPETRSHMLVSSLVISWSITEIIRYSFFGMKEALGFAPSWLLWLRYSTFILLYPTGITSEVGLIYIALPHIKNSEKYSIRMPNKWNFSFDYFYAAIVALGIYVPGSPHMYGYMLGQRKKALAKAKGE, encoded by the exons ATGGCGGTACCGTTATCCGCTCTCAGGCGCCTATACCTTTCCCTCTACAACTGGACTGTCTTCCTCGGATG GTTTCAGGTACTGTATCTTGCTCTCAAGACTCTCAATGAATCCGGCCACCAACATGTCTACAGTGCCGTCGAACGCCCTCTGCTTCTCGCCCAATCCGCTGCCGTTTTGGAG ATTCTTCATGGGCTAGTGG GTTTGGTGAGATCTCCAATAACAGCAACACTGCCGCAAATTGGTTCGAGATTGTATCTGACATGGGGAATCCTGTGGAGTTTTCCTGAG ACTCGGAGTCATATGCTTGTTAGCTCTTTGGTCATCAGCTGGTCTATCACCGAG ATTATTCGATACTCTTTCTTTGGTATGAAGGAGGCACTTGGTTTTGCACCTTCATGGCTCTTGTGGCTCAG GTATagcaccttcatcttgttgtaTCCAACTGGCATCACAAGTGAAGTTGGTCTAATATATATTGCCCTGCCACACATTAAG AACTCTGAGAAGTATTCTATAAGGATGCCAAACAAGTGGAACTTCTCTTTCGATTACTTCTATGCTGCAATTGTTGCACTAGGAATCTATGTCCCAG GGAGTCCTCACATGTACGGGTATATGCTTGGACAGAGGAAGAAAGCTCTTGCAAAAGCCAAAGGGGAGTAG
- the LOC137721314 gene encoding guanosine nucleotide diphosphate dissociation inhibitor At5g09550-like: MDEEYDVIVLGTGLKECILSGLLSVDGLKVLHMDRNDYYGGESTSLNLNQLWKRFRGEDKPPETLGSSKDYNVDMIPKFMMANGGLVRVLIHTNVTKYLNFKAVDGSFVYNKGKVHKVPANDVEALKSPLMGLFEKRRARKFFIYVQDYDENDPKSHEGMDLNKVTAQELISKYGLDDNTVDFIGHALALHRDDNYLAEPAMAFVKRMKLYAESLARFQGGSPYIYPLYGLGELPQAFARLSAVYGGTYMLSKPECKVEFENKKAIGVTSEGETAKCKKVVCDPSYLPDKVKKVGKVARAICIMSHPIPNTQDSHSVQVILPQKQLGRKSDMYLFCCSYSHNVAPKGKYIAFVLTEAETDNPQVELKPGTDLLGAVDEIFFDTYDRYEPTNQDAGDNCFISASYDATTHFETTVQDVIAMYSKITGKALDLSVDLSAASAAEE; encoded by the exons ATGGATGAAGAATACGACGTCATCGTGCTCGGAACCGGCCTCAAAGAGTGCATTCTCAGTGGCCTTCTCTCAGTTGATGGTCTCAAG GTACTGCATATGGATAGGAATGACTACTATGGAGGAGAGTCTACCTCACTTAATCTGAACCAG CTTTGGAAGCGATTCAGGGGAGAGGATAAGCCTCCAGAAACTTTGGGCTCGAGTAAAGACTACAATGTTGATATGATCCCCAAG TTCATGATGGCCAATGGTGGTTTGGTTCGCGTCCTGATTCACACTAACGTTACTAAATATCTGAATTTCAAGGCTGTTGATGGTAGTTTTGTGTATAACAAAGGGAAG GTCCACAAAGTACCAGCTAATGATGTGGAAGCACTTAAATCTCCACTAATGGGATTATTTGAGAAACGACGAGCTCGCAAGTTTTTCATATATGTGCAAGACTATGATGAGAATGATCCAAAATCTCATGAAGGAATGGACCTCAACAAAGTTACAGCGCAGGAGCTTATTTC GAAGTACGGGCTAGATGACAATACAGTTGATTTCATTGGGCATGCACTAGCTCTCCACCGAGATGATAATTACTTAGCCGAGCCTGCTATGGCTTTTGTGAAGAGGATGAAG TTATATGCAGAGTCGCTAGCACGCTTTCAAGGAGGATCTCCATATATTTATCCCCTGTATGGTCTAGGAGAGCTCCCCCAG GCATTTGCTCGGTTGAGTGCTGTTTATGGCGGCACCTACATGCTCAGCAAGCCAGAATGCaag GTAGAGTTTGAAAACAAGAAGGCCATTGGTGTGACTTCCGAAGGAGAAACTGCAAAATGCAAAAAAGTTGTATGTGATCCTTCATATTTGCCTGACAAG GTGAAGAAGGTAGGGAAAGTTGCCCGTGCCATATGTATTATGAGTCATCCAATCCCAAACACCCAGGATTCTCACTCAGTCCAGGTTATTCTACCCCAGAAGCAACTTGGACGTAAATCTGATAT GTACTTGTTTTGCTGCTCCTACTCCCACAATGTAGCTCCAAAAGGGAAATACATTGCTTTTGTGTTAACAGAGGCAGAGACCGATAACCCCCAAGTGGAACTGAAGCCTGGAACAGATCTCCTTGGGGCTGTAGATGAAATCTTTTTTGACACTTACGACAGATACGAACCTACTAACCAGGATGCTGGGGACAATTGTTTCATATCCGCG AGTTATGACGCAACGACGCACTTTGAGACTACTGTGCAAGATGTGATTGCCATGTACAGCAAGATAACTGGAAAG GCCCTTGACTTGAGCGTGGATCTGAGTGCTGCTAGCGCTGCTGAAGAATGA